The proteins below are encoded in one region of Paenarthrobacter ilicis:
- a CDS encoding FliI/YscN family ATPase: MRPHADRFHAAVAAAAPQRVGTVTSVLGLGLEIAGLDCAVGELVTVGAGHETLDAEVVASVSGAVRCMPLGRLTGVAAGAPARAKGSPLLVPTGKGLFGRVLDALGRPIDGKGPLPPSRMVPLDQEAPSAMSRARIDTPLQTGVRVLDTMTTLGRGQRMGLFAGSGVGKSSLLSMVARGTDAEVSVIALVGERGREVREFLEDDLGPEGLARSVVVVATSDEPALMRIRAAVTATRIAESFREAGKDVVLMMDSLTRVAMAQREIGLSAGEPPATRGYPPSTFSVLARLLERAGTAETGSVTGIYTVLVDGDDHNEPIADAARSILDGHVVLDRKLAVTGHFPSVDVLGSVSRVASKVNAREYTALAVMLRRVLAARRSAQDLIDVGAYRHGSNPLVDAALDHEDAINQFLRQGMNESTPHSTAWAELTRLSAHFGHFEGAA; this comes from the coding sequence ATGAGGCCACACGCGGACCGCTTTCATGCAGCCGTTGCGGCCGCCGCCCCGCAGCGCGTCGGGACGGTGACGTCCGTGCTGGGCCTGGGCCTGGAAATTGCCGGGCTGGATTGTGCCGTGGGTGAGCTTGTTACTGTCGGCGCGGGCCATGAAACGCTCGACGCCGAAGTAGTCGCCTCGGTCAGCGGGGCCGTGCGGTGCATGCCCCTTGGCCGGTTGACAGGTGTGGCCGCTGGGGCTCCGGCGCGGGCCAAAGGAAGCCCCCTGCTGGTGCCCACTGGCAAGGGCTTGTTCGGACGGGTGCTGGACGCCCTGGGCCGGCCGATCGATGGCAAAGGCCCCCTCCCGCCGTCGCGCATGGTGCCCCTGGATCAGGAAGCACCGTCGGCCATGAGCAGGGCACGCATCGACACACCCCTGCAGACCGGGGTCCGTGTGCTGGACACCATGACCACGTTGGGCCGCGGGCAGCGCATGGGCCTGTTCGCTGGGTCCGGCGTGGGCAAGTCCTCCCTGCTGTCCATGGTGGCCCGGGGAACCGACGCCGAAGTCTCCGTGATCGCACTGGTGGGGGAGCGCGGCCGCGAAGTCCGCGAGTTCCTCGAAGACGACCTCGGACCCGAGGGGCTGGCCCGCTCCGTGGTGGTGGTTGCCACCTCCGACGAACCCGCCCTCATGCGGATCCGCGCAGCCGTCACCGCCACCCGGATCGCCGAGTCCTTCCGTGAAGCAGGCAAGGACGTGGTGCTCATGATGGACTCCCTGACCCGCGTGGCCATGGCCCAGCGCGAGATCGGCCTCTCCGCAGGTGAGCCGCCCGCCACCCGCGGCTACCCGCCGTCGACCTTTTCCGTCCTGGCCCGGCTGCTGGAACGCGCCGGGACCGCCGAAACCGGCTCTGTCACCGGGATCTACACCGTGCTGGTGGACGGCGACGACCACAACGAACCCATCGCCGATGCCGCCCGATCCATCCTGGACGGCCACGTGGTCCTGGACCGCAAACTCGCCGTGACGGGGCACTTTCCCTCCGTTGATGTGTTGGGCTCGGTGTCCCGTGTGGCGTCCAAAGTGAACGCCCGCGAATATACGGCGCTCGCCGTGATGCTCCGGCGGGTCCTCGCAGCGCGGCGGAGTGCCCAGGACCTGATCGACGTGGGCGCGTACCGGCACGGCAGCAACCCCCTGGTGGACGCCGCCCTGGATCACGAGGATGCCATCAACCAGTTCCTCCGGCAGGGGATGAACGAATCGACGCCCCACAGCACTGCCTGGGCCGAACTGACACGACTCTCAGCGCACTTTGGACACTTTGAAGGAGCCGCGTGA
- a CDS encoding flagellar hook-length control protein FliK: protein MQAVGGFAAGGFMGGPAGVGAPAGEVRGAASSGGGAFDAVMASEMDSGTWLDDGHVDAPLHNRRLLPSNAQEVVETDAQFDASLPIRWLEPPVSQGTPETGATGASDGSPAGLAGIAGANGAEVSLASDGAGAGAGAGVGAGGAGEAMLLGESARPGTAAAKDDAAALGGDLVVTASAGHMDFAPYAASLPTRRFLPSNPQGIPETDGPVAGSWLEGSVAVGATAGTQTGVAAGSDARDAVVSKVAGASDAGGKAAARTVPVSAPTPPATPTAHLDGSLHTRRFLPSNPQGTVELGAVPPPAAQPAPALPAPAQPAPAQPAPALPAQPAPVQPAFALETTPTLQPAPLPPAPVLPTPAAPAPQQPLTHQLATPLFSLASAGLGEHVMTLRVSPDDLGPLTVRAHIDGTGVRIELFAPGDAGREAVRHILPELRRGLEESGASLSLSSHNSPADSGKDGQGTGQGHGHGAGQGTGLGAGTRDPEAQPRRFGDTTGNGTDDQPHQPRQLPPGVVHDPSSPHRLDILV, encoded by the coding sequence ATGCAGGCGGTTGGTGGATTTGCTGCCGGGGGATTCATGGGTGGTCCTGCCGGTGTGGGAGCTCCTGCTGGCGAGGTGCGAGGTGCCGCTTCTTCGGGTGGGGGTGCCTTCGACGCCGTGATGGCTTCCGAAATGGATTCGGGGACCTGGCTCGATGATGGCCATGTCGATGCCCCGCTGCACAACCGACGTCTCCTTCCGTCTAACGCGCAGGAAGTCGTCGAAACGGATGCCCAGTTCGATGCTTCGCTGCCCATTCGATGGTTGGAGCCGCCTGTTTCGCAGGGAACCCCCGAAACGGGCGCGACGGGTGCTTCGGACGGATCGCCGGCTGGATTGGCCGGCATCGCTGGTGCTAATGGTGCTGAGGTTTCCTTGGCTTCGGATGGGGCTGGGGCTGGGGCTGGGGCTGGGGTTGGGGCTGGTGGCGCGGGTGAAGCCATGCTGCTGGGCGAGTCCGCACGTCCAGGCACGGCCGCTGCCAAGGACGACGCCGCCGCCCTTGGTGGGGATCTGGTGGTGACTGCGTCCGCCGGGCACATGGACTTCGCCCCTTACGCTGCCTCGCTGCCCACTCGACGCTTCCTGCCGTCCAACCCGCAGGGAATCCCCGAAACGGACGGGCCTGTGGCTGGCTCCTGGCTGGAGGGTTCTGTGGCTGTAGGGGCGACCGCTGGTACTCAGACGGGTGTTGCTGCCGGCAGTGATGCCCGCGACGCCGTGGTTTCGAAGGTCGCGGGCGCTTCCGATGCCGGGGGTAAAGCGGCCGCCCGGACCGTACCGGTTTCAGCTCCGACCCCTCCGGCTACTCCCACTGCCCATTTAGATGGCTCGCTGCACACTCGACGCTTCCTACCATCGAATCCGCAGGGAACCGTCGAATTGGGCGCGGTCCCACCCCCCGCCGCACAACCCGCGCCAGCCCTGCCCGCGCCAGCACAACCCGCGCCAGCACAACCCGCGCCAGCCCTGCCTGCGCAGCCCGCTCCGGTGCAGCCCGCGTTTGCACTCGAGACCACGCCTACCCTGCAGCCCGCGCCCCTGCCGCCCGCACCGGTCCTGCCCACTCCGGCTGCCCCCGCACCCCAACAGCCCCTCACGCATCAGCTCGCCACGCCCCTGTTCTCGCTGGCGTCGGCCGGGCTCGGGGAGCACGTGATGACGCTGCGGGTCTCCCCGGATGACCTTGGCCCCCTCACCGTCCGGGCACACATCGATGGCACCGGCGTGCGTATTGAACTGTTCGCTCCCGGTGATGCGGGCAGGGAGGCAGTGCGGCACATCCTCCCGGAACTCCGGCGGGGGCTTGAAGAATCCGGCGCCAGCTTGAGCCTCTCCTCGCACAACAGCCCGGCCGACTCCGGCAAAGACGGCCAAGGCACGGGGCAGGGGCACGGCCATGGCGCAGGGCAAGGAACGGGGCTTGGCGCGGGGACTCGTGATCCCGAGGCCCAGCCCCGACGCTTCGGTGACACCACAGGGAACGGAACCGATGACCAACCGCACCAACCCCGCCAGCTGCCACCCGGCGTCGTACATGACCCCAGCAGTCCACACCGCCTGGACATCCTCGTCTGA
- a CDS encoding flagellar hook-basal body complex protein FliE gives MSLGPITAIQGVSGTGYASPATPATTGADFGAALTGAVDNLQSLQSTSKELAVSAVTGNLDDIHRATLASTRAQVTFELVAAVRNKGIDAFNEIMRMQA, from the coding sequence ATGTCCCTCGGCCCGATTACCGCGATCCAAGGCGTGAGCGGCACTGGCTACGCGAGCCCCGCAACGCCGGCAACTACCGGTGCCGACTTTGGCGCCGCCCTGACTGGCGCCGTCGACAATCTGCAGTCCCTGCAGTCAACGTCCAAGGAACTGGCAGTATCCGCGGTAACCGGCAACCTCGACGACATTCACCGGGCCACCCTGGCCTCGACGCGGGCCCAGGTCACTTTTGAACTGGTGGCCGCCGTCCGCAACAAGGGCATTGATGCGTTCAACGAGATCATGAGGATGCAGGCCTGA
- a CDS encoding FliH/SctL family protein, translated as MSTEGYTPVTFPSLSTTGLSTTGLSTTGRSGEPDRAFVQGHAAGYSAGLQAAAAEQLQLQQRLQQEHEEMLDAGRSALARAVQLLQAAASAAQQRQEVAVADVQDVLAVSAIELAEAILGYELAQGENTARAALKRALGTQGTGVGRVTTVRLHPRDLAALAAAGVVDVAGVELTADDTLAPGDAVGEYLNGWIDARIGAALERAKQALLGAGA; from the coding sequence TTGTCTACTGAGGGCTACACCCCGGTCACTTTTCCCTCGCTCAGCACCACCGGGCTCAGCACCACCGGGCTCAGCACCACCGGGCGTTCCGGCGAACCGGACCGCGCCTTCGTCCAAGGCCATGCCGCCGGTTACTCAGCGGGGCTGCAGGCCGCCGCGGCGGAACAGTTGCAACTGCAACAGCGCCTGCAGCAAGAGCATGAGGAAATGCTCGACGCCGGCCGCTCGGCCTTGGCGCGGGCCGTCCAGCTTTTGCAGGCGGCAGCCAGCGCCGCGCAACAGCGCCAGGAAGTCGCTGTGGCTGATGTGCAGGATGTGCTTGCGGTCAGTGCGATCGAACTCGCGGAAGCCATCCTGGGCTACGAACTTGCCCAAGGGGAGAACACCGCCCGCGCCGCACTCAAGCGTGCCCTCGGAACGCAAGGCACCGGCGTCGGACGCGTCACCACGGTACGCCTCCACCCGCGCGACCTCGCAGCGCTCGCGGCCGCCGGCGTGGTGGACGTTGCCGGCGTCGAGCTGACGGCTGACGACACGCTCGCCCCCGGGGACGCGGTGGGGGAGTATCTGAACGGGTGGATCGATGCACGCATTGGTGCCGCGCTCGAGCGGGCCAAGCAGGCCCTGCTGGGAGCCGGTGCATGA
- the flgB gene encoding flagellar basal body rod protein FlgB, which yields MLESVTSAALASALDALSLRQRTIANNIANVNTPNYQAKRVSFEDQLAASVRSGDGHANATVAPSEEPTRTDGNNVNLDTETLSNIDTVLRYQFASRAAAGEFTSLRTALRTN from the coding sequence GTGCTTGAATCCGTGACTTCCGCCGCCTTGGCCAGCGCCTTGGACGCGCTCTCCCTGCGCCAGCGGACCATCGCCAACAACATCGCGAACGTCAACACTCCCAATTACCAAGCCAAGAGGGTCTCTTTCGAAGATCAACTGGCAGCCTCCGTGCGTTCCGGCGACGGCCATGCCAACGCAACGGTTGCTCCCTCCGAGGAACCCACCCGGACCGACGGAAACAACGTCAATCTGGACACCGAGACTCTGTCCAACATCGACACCGTGCTGCGCTACCAGTTCGCTTCGCGGGCAGCTGCCGGTGAATTCACCTCCCTGCGCACGGCCTTGAGGACCAACTGA
- a CDS encoding flagellar basal body rod protein FlgC, producing MTFDAIGIAGSALTVHRKWLDAVSDNLANMNNASRTDGQAFRARYIEAAEGNNGDGVYVKSTPLGNGEGRIVYQPDHPLADANGNVRYPDIDMAEQMGTLIIAQRGYQANAQVVDRARETYLAALEIGKS from the coding sequence ATGACCTTCGACGCAATAGGTATCGCCGGTTCCGCACTGACTGTCCACCGCAAGTGGTTGGATGCGGTCTCGGACAACCTCGCCAACATGAACAACGCATCCCGAACGGATGGCCAGGCCTTCCGCGCCCGGTACATCGAAGCAGCCGAGGGAAACAACGGCGACGGCGTCTATGTCAAAAGCACTCCTTTGGGCAATGGTGAAGGCCGGATTGTTTACCAACCCGACCATCCCTTGGCCGATGCCAACGGCAATGTCCGGTACCCGGACATTGACATGGCTGAGCAAATGGGGACCCTGATCATCGCCCAGCGCGGCTACCAGGCCAACGCCCAGGTGGTTGACCGGGCACGCGAAACCTACTTGGCCGCCCTTGAGATAGGAAAATCCTGA
- the fliG gene encoding flagellar motor switch protein FliG → MTLVPEASALNGVQKVAVVLMQMSPTSAAAVMAQFSESEAEEIAAEIVRLRRVSSVVADHVINEFHGLAVSGRRTARGGQEFAVGLLEASFGADKAAGFMDRLASTMAGKSFEFLDMMDPGQILALIDGELPQTIALILAHLRPGKASVVMAGLGDTQRIEVARCIATMGSASPEAVGIVAETLKVRAGAVMSQRKSNEIVGGIQPLVDIINRSDVSTERSVLDGLGTLDPELATEVRARMLTFVDIVKLEPRDIQQILRGVSADVLALAMKGAPAVVLDTVRANMSGRNLEILESEMAASGPVRASQVEEARAEIVRSIRELEAEGAIVVRRGDEDDFVY, encoded by the coding sequence ATGACCCTGGTCCCCGAAGCCTCGGCCCTGAACGGGGTGCAAAAGGTGGCCGTGGTGCTCATGCAAATGAGCCCCACCAGCGCTGCCGCGGTCATGGCGCAATTCTCCGAATCCGAGGCCGAAGAGATCGCCGCAGAAATAGTCCGGCTGCGCCGTGTCTCCTCGGTGGTCGCGGACCATGTCATCAACGAATTCCACGGACTGGCCGTCAGCGGCCGCCGCACGGCCCGCGGCGGCCAGGAATTCGCCGTCGGACTTCTTGAAGCATCCTTCGGCGCGGACAAAGCCGCCGGCTTCATGGACCGCCTCGCGTCCACCATGGCCGGAAAATCCTTCGAGTTCCTGGACATGATGGACCCCGGCCAGATCCTGGCGCTGATCGACGGTGAGCTGCCGCAAACCATCGCACTGATCCTCGCCCACCTGCGGCCGGGGAAGGCCTCGGTGGTCATGGCCGGGCTGGGCGACACCCAGCGCATCGAGGTTGCCCGCTGCATCGCCACCATGGGCTCCGCGTCGCCCGAGGCAGTTGGCATCGTGGCTGAAACCCTCAAGGTCCGCGCTGGTGCCGTCATGTCGCAACGGAAGTCCAACGAAATTGTTGGCGGTATCCAACCGTTGGTGGACATCATCAACCGGTCCGACGTCAGTACCGAACGCTCGGTCCTGGACGGCTTGGGCACCTTGGACCCCGAGCTCGCCACGGAAGTCCGGGCACGCATGCTGACGTTCGTGGACATCGTGAAGCTGGAACCGCGCGACATCCAGCAGATCCTCCGTGGGGTCAGCGCCGATGTCCTGGCCTTGGCCATGAAGGGCGCCCCGGCGGTGGTGCTGGATACCGTCCGCGCCAACATGTCCGGCCGCAACCTGGAAATCCTTGAGTCGGAGATGGCCGCCTCCGGTCCGGTCCGTGCCTCCCAAGTGGAGGAAGCCAGGGCCGAGATCGTCCGGTCCATCCGCGAACTCGAAGCAGAAGGCGCGATCGTGGTGCGGCGCGGAGACGAGGACGACTTTGTCTACTGA
- a CDS encoding C40 family peptidase, translated as MSMTDAIGRIQSIESQLQQLAQGARTSTAVSSGSSAASAADAASFASALSSAMGTSSSSSSSLVSGVGAAGLGSLLPAAGSTTATAGAAAVGTSGGAVSGDAVVAAAKKYIGVPYVWGGTNPAVGMDCSGFVQRVFKDLGVELPRVVSDQMQKGTPVASLAEAKPGDLLVSYGGEHISIYLGNGKAIDAPVPGQTIQIRDAWEKYSNLTSIRRIVPAGSA; from the coding sequence ATGAGCATGACCGATGCCATTGGGCGGATTCAGAGCATCGAGTCCCAGCTGCAGCAGTTGGCCCAGGGGGCCAGGACTTCCACGGCGGTTTCTTCGGGTTCCTCGGCGGCTTCGGCTGCCGACGCTGCGTCCTTCGCCTCTGCCCTGAGCAGCGCCATGGGGACCTCATCCTCCTCGTCCTCTTCGCTGGTTTCCGGGGTGGGTGCTGCGGGCTTGGGCTCGCTGTTGCCCGCTGCTGGAAGTACGACGGCGACCGCTGGGGCGGCGGCCGTCGGCACCAGCGGCGGCGCCGTTTCGGGTGACGCCGTGGTGGCAGCTGCCAAGAAGTACATCGGCGTGCCCTACGTGTGGGGTGGCACCAACCCGGCGGTGGGCATGGACTGCTCCGGATTCGTCCAGAGGGTGTTCAAGGATCTTGGGGTGGAGTTGCCGCGCGTGGTCAGCGACCAAATGCAGAAGGGCACACCTGTCGCATCACTGGCGGAGGCGAAACCCGGGGACCTCCTGGTCAGCTACGGCGGCGAACACATCTCCATCTATCTGGGCAACGGCAAGGCCATCGACGCTCCCGTTCCGGGCCAGACCATCCAAATCCGCGACGCATGGGAGAAGTACTCCAACCTGACGTCGATCCGCCGGATTGTTCCGGCAGGGAGTGCGTGA
- the fliS gene encoding flagellar export chaperone FliS, whose translation MALRAQQISRYNDDAVLSAPPARLLTMLYDRLLLDLKRAQLAQEGNTWDTARENLLHAQAIVTELRSSLRTDAWDGAESLASIYDYCLEALIGANIYRDVDRTKECVELLEPLRQGWHEAAAALSAHAPVPTSAPVASGRALGVA comes from the coding sequence ATGGCACTCCGCGCCCAGCAAATTTCCCGGTACAACGACGACGCTGTCCTTTCCGCGCCTCCAGCACGGTTGCTCACCATGCTCTACGACAGGCTCTTGTTGGACCTCAAGCGCGCCCAGCTCGCCCAAGAGGGCAACACGTGGGACACGGCCCGCGAAAACCTGCTGCACGCCCAGGCCATTGTGACTGAGCTGCGTTCCTCGCTGCGGACGGACGCCTGGGACGGCGCGGAGTCATTGGCAAGCATCTACGACTACTGTCTTGAAGCCCTGATAGGCGCCAATATTTACCGCGACGTGGACCGTACCAAGGAATGCGTCGAACTCCTTGAGCCGTTGCGCCAAGGCTGGCACGAGGCCGCGGCAGCACTGTCAGCACATGCCCCGGTTCCCACGTCCGCACCCGTTGCCAGTGGCAGGGCCCTTGGAGTCGCTTGA
- a CDS encoding amidohydrolase — MTIDLEELYKDLHTNPELSFQEVRTSGIAAQHLEDLGFTVHRNVGKTGVVGVLENGPGPVVMLRADMDALPVKEATGLDYASTAAGVDPEGNDVSVMHACGHDVHVTCLVGAAESLAGRKQEWQGTLIAVFQPAEEWGGGAQTMVKDGLYERVPKPDVVLGQHVAPFPAGWFGVRAGVTMASADSLNVILHGRGGHGSRPETTVDPVFMAAAATVRLQGIVSRELAASDSAVVTVGQIHSGTKNNIIPETASLGLSVRSFSDATRDKVLGSIERIVKSEATASGAPKDPEFVYEEHFPLTVNDEAAAARVKAAFQTAFGEGHIIDPGPVSGSEDVGALAKAADAPLVFWFLGGADPALFQEWATTGRLPDVPSNHSPYFAPVIQPTLAHGSKAMATAALEFLGAGASD; from the coding sequence ATGACGATTGACCTCGAAGAGCTTTACAAAGACCTGCACACGAACCCTGAACTCTCCTTCCAGGAAGTCCGGACGTCCGGCATCGCAGCCCAACACCTGGAAGACCTTGGCTTCACCGTGCATCGCAATGTGGGCAAGACCGGGGTGGTGGGTGTCCTTGAGAACGGCCCTGGGCCGGTGGTCATGCTCCGTGCGGACATGGATGCCCTGCCGGTCAAGGAGGCCACTGGCCTGGACTATGCAAGCACGGCAGCCGGCGTGGACCCTGAAGGAAATGACGTCTCCGTGATGCACGCCTGCGGGCACGACGTCCACGTGACGTGCCTGGTGGGCGCGGCCGAATCACTGGCCGGCCGGAAGCAGGAATGGCAGGGCACCCTCATCGCAGTCTTCCAGCCCGCAGAGGAGTGGGGCGGTGGGGCGCAGACCATGGTCAAGGATGGTCTGTATGAGCGCGTTCCCAAGCCGGACGTCGTCCTGGGCCAACACGTGGCGCCTTTTCCGGCCGGTTGGTTCGGCGTGCGCGCCGGCGTCACCATGGCCTCAGCCGATTCCCTCAACGTGATCCTGCATGGGCGTGGCGGCCACGGTTCCCGTCCCGAGACCACCGTTGATCCTGTCTTCATGGCAGCTGCCGCCACCGTCCGTTTGCAGGGAATCGTGTCCCGGGAACTCGCCGCCAGCGACTCTGCAGTGGTAACGGTGGGCCAGATCCATTCCGGTACCAAGAACAACATCATCCCCGAGACCGCGAGCCTGGGACTGAGTGTCCGGTCCTTCAGCGACGCAACCCGGGACAAGGTGCTGGGCTCCATTGAACGGATCGTCAAGAGCGAGGCGACCGCATCCGGTGCCCCCAAGGATCCGGAATTCGTCTATGAAGAACACTTCCCGTTGACGGTCAATGATGAAGCGGCCGCCGCACGGGTCAAGGCCGCATTCCAGACTGCTTTCGGTGAAGGACACATCATCGATCCCGGCCCGGTGTCCGGCAGCGAGGACGTCGGAGCGCTGGCGAAGGCTGCCGATGCTCCCTTGGTGTTCTGGTTCCTTGGCGGTGCGGACCCGGCGTTGTTCCAGGAGTGGGCAACCACCGGCAGGCTCCCCGATGTTCCGTCCAACCACTCCCCCTACTTCGCACCGGTCATCCAGCCGACGCTGGCCCACGGTTCGAAGGCCATGGCTACGGCGGCACTTGAATTCCTCGGCGCCGGGGCCTCCGACTAG
- the fliF gene encoding flagellar basal-body MS-ring/collar protein FliF, giving the protein MPPAISRFFRKLGGGIQAFSPAQRTLAILGIAVLVLGGVALTAWLGKPAYSPLFSGLKDTDANSIVEQLRKDNIPYELSNGGSTILVPEDKVYDERLKAAAAGLPSAAATGYSLLDKLGVTSSEFQQSVTYKRALEGELSTTVQAMDGVKSAAVRLAIPEKSVFVDTTPEATASVFVETQPGTTLSADKVQAIVHLTSAAIENLKPTNVSVVDSQGNVLSTVGGGATGSSSKQATDYQQRTSDAVRAVLDSVVGPGNATVAVAADVTAESAQQRSETFTPAADTPALSESTKTEKYTGTGGGAAGVLGPDNIAVPGGTNANGSYDSSDTTKNNAVNKVTEDRTIPQGAVKRQTISVAINQAAAGGVNVNSVRALVTSAAGIDTARGDVVTVEVLPFSTAAADKAAEALGTAQADAEAAKDAALKNTLILAASILLAAIALIVVVLITLKRRQRREPVDLGERVDYVALPEAIPTQAISGPPTSAIELTSIQPASPVPPTPALPLPGSEALDGELKRAQIEAMVADNPARTAEYLRGLMDERQSV; this is encoded by the coding sequence ATGCCACCAGCGATTTCCCGGTTTTTCCGCAAGCTCGGGGGCGGTATCCAGGCATTCAGCCCTGCCCAGCGAACCCTCGCCATCCTGGGCATCGCGGTGCTGGTCCTCGGCGGCGTGGCCCTGACTGCATGGCTGGGGAAGCCTGCCTATTCGCCCCTGTTCTCCGGGCTGAAGGACACCGATGCGAACAGCATCGTGGAGCAACTCCGGAAAGACAACATCCCGTACGAACTCAGCAACGGTGGTTCCACCATCCTGGTCCCGGAGGACAAGGTCTACGACGAACGGTTGAAGGCTGCCGCAGCCGGGTTGCCGAGTGCCGCTGCCACTGGCTATTCCTTGTTGGACAAACTGGGTGTCACGTCCTCTGAGTTCCAACAGTCAGTGACCTACAAGCGCGCACTGGAGGGCGAGCTCAGCACCACCGTGCAAGCGATGGACGGGGTCAAGAGCGCCGCGGTCAGGCTGGCCATTCCGGAGAAGTCCGTGTTCGTGGACACCACACCGGAGGCCACAGCCTCGGTATTCGTGGAGACCCAGCCCGGGACCACCCTGTCCGCGGACAAAGTGCAAGCCATTGTGCACCTGACCTCCGCAGCGATCGAAAACCTGAAGCCCACCAACGTCTCCGTGGTGGACTCCCAGGGAAACGTCCTCTCCACTGTGGGCGGGGGCGCCACCGGATCCTCCTCCAAGCAGGCAACCGATTACCAGCAGCGCACTTCCGACGCCGTCCGGGCAGTCCTGGACAGTGTTGTGGGACCGGGCAATGCAACTGTTGCCGTCGCCGCGGATGTCACCGCGGAATCCGCCCAACAACGCAGCGAAACGTTCACGCCCGCCGCCGACACCCCTGCACTGAGCGAGTCCACCAAAACCGAGAAGTACACCGGAACCGGCGGCGGAGCGGCCGGTGTCCTGGGCCCGGACAACATCGCCGTCCCGGGCGGAACCAACGCCAACGGATCCTATGACTCCAGCGATACCACCAAGAACAACGCCGTCAACAAGGTCACCGAGGACCGCACCATTCCCCAGGGTGCCGTGAAGCGCCAGACCATCTCGGTGGCGATCAACCAGGCAGCAGCCGGTGGAGTCAACGTCAATTCGGTACGGGCGCTGGTCACCTCCGCCGCCGGCATCGACACGGCAAGGGGAGACGTAGTCACTGTTGAAGTGCTGCCCTTCAGCACCGCGGCCGCAGACAAGGCTGCCGAAGCGCTGGGCACCGCGCAGGCCGATGCCGAAGCAGCCAAGGACGCGGCGTTGAAGAACACCCTGATCCTGGCCGCAAGCATCCTGCTGGCAGCCATCGCTTTGATCGTGGTGGTCCTCATCACCCTGAAGCGCCGCCAGCGACGTGAGCCCGTGGACCTCGGCGAGCGGGTGGACTACGTTGCGCTGCCGGAGGCCATCCCCACGCAGGCCATCAGCGGACCCCCCACCTCGGCGATCGAGCTGACCTCCATCCAGCCCGCATCCCCTGTCCCGCCGACGCCCGCGCTGCCGCTGCCGGGCTCGGAAGCACTTGACGGCGAACTCAAGCGCGCCCAGATCGAGGCCATGGTGGCCGACAACCCCGCCCGCACCGCAGAGTACCTGCGCGGCCTCATGGATGAGAGGCAGTCCGTATGA
- a CDS encoding flagellar FliJ family protein: MNRQFSLAGLLRLRQAEQKSAESGLAAANSRSASLRVRRAEAREALADSAGHAGDSASLLAIAAARASSQSMLAELDALAAVAETEAASARAEYTEAKRRAVGLEKLEVRHYAEYAASALRAEQGVLDEIASTAWHRKAGS, encoded by the coding sequence GTGAACCGACAATTCTCCCTGGCCGGGCTCTTGCGGCTGCGGCAGGCCGAACAGAAGTCCGCGGAAAGCGGGCTGGCCGCGGCCAACTCGCGGTCGGCATCGTTGCGGGTGCGTCGGGCAGAAGCCCGCGAAGCCCTGGCGGATTCGGCCGGGCACGCTGGCGATTCCGCGTCCCTCCTGGCCATCGCGGCTGCCCGGGCCTCCTCGCAGAGCATGCTGGCCGAGCTGGATGCGCTTGCTGCCGTGGCCGAAACCGAGGCAGCCTCAGCCCGGGCTGAGTACACCGAAGCGAAGCGCCGCGCCGTGGGGCTGGAGAAACTCGAAGTCCGCCACTATGCCGAATACGCCGCGTCCGCCCTCCGCGCCGAACAGGGCGTCCTGGACGAAATCGCCTCCACCGCGTGGCACAGGAAGGCCGGCTCATGA
- a CDS encoding flagellar hook assembly protein FlgD produces MTIPAIAANNGVGSGEAVRTPVKTMDSEVFMSLLVTQLRYQDPSAPMDTNQMMSQSVQLSMMEKMTELTAGSKESFSLQMRTAAAQIIGTEVSYTLADGTKGTGVASAVSFAGGVPTVTVGTAKVPLDLITGMTAAVQKNAS; encoded by the coding sequence ATGACCATTCCCGCAATTGCGGCCAACAACGGCGTCGGATCGGGGGAGGCTGTTCGCACTCCCGTGAAGACCATGGATTCCGAAGTCTTCATGTCCTTGCTGGTGACGCAGCTGAGGTACCAGGATCCCAGTGCGCCCATGGACACCAACCAGATGATGAGCCAGTCGGTGCAGCTTTCCATGATGGAGAAGATGACCGAGCTCACGGCTGGCTCCAAGGAGAGCTTTTCCCTGCAGATGCGCACCGCGGCGGCACAAATCATTGGCACCGAGGTGAGCTACACGTTGGCCGACGGCACCAAAGGGACGGGCGTTGCCAGTGCAGTGTCCTTTGCCGGCGGTGTTCCGACCGTGACCGTGGGGACCGCCAAGGTGCCGTTGGACCTGATCACCGGAATGACCGCAGCAGTGCAGAAAAACGCCTCCTGA